From the genome of Chelonia mydas isolate rCheMyd1 chromosome 2, rCheMyd1.pri.v2, whole genome shotgun sequence, one region includes:
- the UBA5 gene encoding ubiquitin-like modifier-activating enzyme 5 isoform X2 — protein MALKRMGIVKDYEKIRTFTVAVVGVGGVGSVTAEMLTRCGIGKLLLFDYDKVELANMNRLFFQPHQAGLSKVQAAEHTLRNINPDVQFEVHNYNITTVDNFQHFMDRISYGGLEEGKPVDLVLSCVDNFEARMAINTACNELGQTWMESGVSENAVSGHIQLIIPGESACFACAPPLVVAANIDEKTLKREGVCAASLPTTMGVVAGILVQNVLKFLLNFGTVSYYLGYNAMQDFFPTMAMKPNPHCDDKNCRKQQEEYKEKTAAQPKQVVVEQEEEIVHEDNDWGIELVSEVSEEELQAASGPLPDLPKGITVAYTIPNKEENVVAGETVAESEESLEELMAKMKNM, from the exons ATGGCATTAAAACGAATGGGAATTGTGAAAGATTATGAG AAAATCCGTACCTTTACGGTAGCAGTAGTAGGTGTTGGTGGAGTTGGCAGTGTGACTGCTGAAATGTTGACAAGATGTGGTATTGGTAAG CTGCTACTGTTTGATTATGACAAGGTGGAGTTGGCGAACATGAACAGGCTCTTCTTCCAACCTCATCAAGCTGGACTAAGTAAAGTGCAGGCAGCGGAGCACACTTTGAG GAATATTAATCCTGATGTTCAGTTTGAAGTACATAACTACAATATCACAACAGTGGATAACTTCCAACATTTCATGGACAGAATaag TTATGGTGGGTTAGAAGAAGGGAAACCTGTTGATCTTGTACTGAGCTGTGTGGACAACTTTGAAGCTCGTATGGCAATTAACACT GCCTGCAATGAGCTTGGACAAACATGGATGGAATCTGGAGTGAGTGAAAATGCAGTCTCAGGACATATACAACTTATCATACCTGGTGAATCTGCTTGTTTTGCG tGTGCTCCCCCGCTTGTAGTTGCTGCCAATATTGATGAAAAAACATTAAAACGAGAGGGAGTTTGTGCAGCCAGTCTTCCTACCACTATGGGAGTAGTTGCGGGGATTCTTGtacaaaatgttctgaa GTTTCTATTAAATTTTGGTACTGTGAGTTACTATCTTGGTTACAATGCGATGCAGGATTTTTTTCCAACTATGGCCATGAAACCAAATCCACACTGCGATGACAAAAATTGCAGGAAACAGCAGGAAGAATACAAG GAAAAAACGGCTGCACAACCAAAACAAGTAGTAGTTGAACAGGAAGAAGAAATAGTGCATGAAGACAATGACTGGG GTATTGAGCTAGTATCAGAGGTTTCAGAAGAGgagctgcaggctgcttctggtcCACTTCCTGATCTTCCAAAGGGAATTACAGTAGCATATACTATACCAAACAAG GAAGAGAATGTTGTAGCTGGGGAAACAGTGGCAGAGTCTGAGGAAAGCCTAGAAGAACTCATGGCGAAGATGAAGAACATGTAG
- the UBA5 gene encoding ubiquitin-like modifier-activating enzyme 5 isoform X3, which produces MNRLFFQPHQAGLSKVQAAEHTLRNINPDVQFEVHNYNITTVDNFQHFMDRISYGGLEEGKPVDLVLSCVDNFEARMAINTACNELGQTWMESGVSENAVSGHIQLIIPGESACFACAPPLVVAANIDEKTLKREGVCAASLPTTMGVVAGILVQNVLKFLLNFGTVSYYLGYNAMQDFFPTMAMKPNPHCDDKNCRKQQEEYKEKTAAQPKQVVVEQEEEIVHEDNDWGIELVSEVSEEELQAASGPLPDLPKGITVAYTIPNKEENVVAGETVAESEESLEELMAKMKNM; this is translated from the exons ATGAACAGGCTCTTCTTCCAACCTCATCAAGCTGGACTAAGTAAAGTGCAGGCAGCGGAGCACACTTTGAG GAATATTAATCCTGATGTTCAGTTTGAAGTACATAACTACAATATCACAACAGTGGATAACTTCCAACATTTCATGGACAGAATaag TTATGGTGGGTTAGAAGAAGGGAAACCTGTTGATCTTGTACTGAGCTGTGTGGACAACTTTGAAGCTCGTATGGCAATTAACACT GCCTGCAATGAGCTTGGACAAACATGGATGGAATCTGGAGTGAGTGAAAATGCAGTCTCAGGACATATACAACTTATCATACCTGGTGAATCTGCTTGTTTTGCG tGTGCTCCCCCGCTTGTAGTTGCTGCCAATATTGATGAAAAAACATTAAAACGAGAGGGAGTTTGTGCAGCCAGTCTTCCTACCACTATGGGAGTAGTTGCGGGGATTCTTGtacaaaatgttctgaa GTTTCTATTAAATTTTGGTACTGTGAGTTACTATCTTGGTTACAATGCGATGCAGGATTTTTTTCCAACTATGGCCATGAAACCAAATCCACACTGCGATGACAAAAATTGCAGGAAACAGCAGGAAGAATACAAG GAAAAAACGGCTGCACAACCAAAACAAGTAGTAGTTGAACAGGAAGAAGAAATAGTGCATGAAGACAATGACTGGG GTATTGAGCTAGTATCAGAGGTTTCAGAAGAGgagctgcaggctgcttctggtcCACTTCCTGATCTTCCAAAGGGAATTACAGTAGCATATACTATACCAAACAAG GAAGAGAATGTTGTAGCTGGGGAAACAGTGGCAGAGTCTGAGGAAAGCCTAGAAGAACTCATGGCGAAGATGAAGAACATGTAG
- the UBA5 gene encoding ubiquitin-like modifier-activating enzyme 5 isoform X1: MASASLVEKLQLRVRELEEALARERGGGQGQRARIERMSPDVTDSNPYSRLMALKRMGIVKDYEKIRTFTVAVVGVGGVGSVTAEMLTRCGIGKLLLFDYDKVELANMNRLFFQPHQAGLSKVQAAEHTLRNINPDVQFEVHNYNITTVDNFQHFMDRISYGGLEEGKPVDLVLSCVDNFEARMAINTACNELGQTWMESGVSENAVSGHIQLIIPGESACFACAPPLVVAANIDEKTLKREGVCAASLPTTMGVVAGILVQNVLKFLLNFGTVSYYLGYNAMQDFFPTMAMKPNPHCDDKNCRKQQEEYKEKTAAQPKQVVVEQEEEIVHEDNDWGIELVSEVSEEELQAASGPLPDLPKGITVAYTIPNKEENVVAGETVAESEESLEELMAKMKNM; this comes from the exons ATGGCGTCGGCCAGCCTGgtggagaagctgcagctccgCGTGCGGGAGCTGGAGGAGGCGCTGGCCAGGGAGCGGGGCGGCGGGCAGGGCCAGCGGGCTCGCATCGAGAGGATGAGCCCGGACGTGACCGACTCCAACCCCTACAG tCGCCTTATGGCATTAAAACGAATGGGAATTGTGAAAGATTATGAG AAAATCCGTACCTTTACGGTAGCAGTAGTAGGTGTTGGTGGAGTTGGCAGTGTGACTGCTGAAATGTTGACAAGATGTGGTATTGGTAAG CTGCTACTGTTTGATTATGACAAGGTGGAGTTGGCGAACATGAACAGGCTCTTCTTCCAACCTCATCAAGCTGGACTAAGTAAAGTGCAGGCAGCGGAGCACACTTTGAG GAATATTAATCCTGATGTTCAGTTTGAAGTACATAACTACAATATCACAACAGTGGATAACTTCCAACATTTCATGGACAGAATaag TTATGGTGGGTTAGAAGAAGGGAAACCTGTTGATCTTGTACTGAGCTGTGTGGACAACTTTGAAGCTCGTATGGCAATTAACACT GCCTGCAATGAGCTTGGACAAACATGGATGGAATCTGGAGTGAGTGAAAATGCAGTCTCAGGACATATACAACTTATCATACCTGGTGAATCTGCTTGTTTTGCG tGTGCTCCCCCGCTTGTAGTTGCTGCCAATATTGATGAAAAAACATTAAAACGAGAGGGAGTTTGTGCAGCCAGTCTTCCTACCACTATGGGAGTAGTTGCGGGGATTCTTGtacaaaatgttctgaa GTTTCTATTAAATTTTGGTACTGTGAGTTACTATCTTGGTTACAATGCGATGCAGGATTTTTTTCCAACTATGGCCATGAAACCAAATCCACACTGCGATGACAAAAATTGCAGGAAACAGCAGGAAGAATACAAG GAAAAAACGGCTGCACAACCAAAACAAGTAGTAGTTGAACAGGAAGAAGAAATAGTGCATGAAGACAATGACTGGG GTATTGAGCTAGTATCAGAGGTTTCAGAAGAGgagctgcaggctgcttctggtcCACTTCCTGATCTTCCAAAGGGAATTACAGTAGCATATACTATACCAAACAAG GAAGAGAATGTTGTAGCTGGGGAAACAGTGGCAGAGTCTGAGGAAAGCCTAGAAGAACTCATGGCGAAGATGAAGAACATGTAG